A single Drosophila miranda strain MSH22 chromosome XR, D.miranda_PacBio2.1, whole genome shotgun sequence DNA region contains:
- the LOC108151091 gene encoding acid phosphatase type 7 isoform X1 has translation MESLQHLLLLTSLILVAGGGIGFIPQVVGADQEEVSIVHYQPEQVHLAFGERTASEMVVTWSTRSLPPDTASVVEYGLIVAGQAPSRLNQRAHGTATRFVDGGRKHSTQFIHRVTLSQLEANSSYAYHCGSALGWSAVYQFRTVPAADADWSPSLAIYGDMGNENAQSLARLQQETQQGMYDAIIHVGDFAYDMNTKEARVGDEFMRQIETVAAYLPYMVVPGNHEEKFNFSNYRARFSMPGGTENMFYSFDLGPVHFIGISTEVYYFMNYGVKSLVFQYEWLRRDLEQANLPENRSKRPWIIIYGHRPMYCSNENDNDCTHSETLTRVGWPFVHMFGLESLLYEFGVDVAIWAHEHSYERLWPIYDYEVRNGTLQGSPYENPGAPVHIVTGSAGCNEGREPFKGKIPEWSAFHSQDYGYTRLKAHNRTHLHFEQVSDDQNGAIIDQFWLIKSHHGSYQNQN, from the exons ATGGAGTCCTTGCAacacctgctgctgctgacgtcTCTAATCCTGGTGGCCGGCGGCGGCATTGGCTTCATCCCCCAAGTGGTGGGGGCTGATCAGGAGGAGGTCAGCATTGTCCACTACCAGCCGGAGCAAGTGCATCTGGCCTTTGGCG AGCGCACCGCCAGCGAGATGGTTGTCACCTGGTCAACGCGCAGCTTGCCGCCGGATACGGCCAGCGTTGTCGAGTACGGACTGATAGTGGCCGGACAGGCCCCCTCCAGGCTCAATCAGCGTGCCCACGGCACGGCCACCAGGTTCGTGGATGGCGGCCGTAAGCACTCTACGCAGTTTATCCACAGG GTGACGCTTAGCCAGCTGGAGGCGAACTCCTCCTATGCCTATCACTGCGGCAGCGCCCTCGGCTGGTCGGCCGTCTATCAGTTTCGAACGGTACCCGCCGCCGACGCGGACTGGTCGCCCTCGCTGGCCATCTACGGGGACATGGGCAACGAGAATGCCCAGTCGCTGGCCCGTCTGCAGCAGGAGACGCAGCAGGGAATGTACGATGCCATCATCCATGTGGGTGACTTTGCCTACGACATGAACACGAAGGAGGCGCGCGTCGGGGATGAGTTTATGCGGCAGATCGAGACAGTGGCCGCCTACTTACCTTACATGGTGGTGCCGGGCAACCACGAAGAAAAGTT CAATTTCTCCAACTATCGAGCCCGATTCAGCATGCCGGGTGGGACGGAGAACATGTTCTACAGTTTCGATCTGGGGCCCGTGCACTTCATCGGCATCTCGACGGAGGTCTACTACTTTATGAATTACGGCGTCAAGAGCCTGGTCTTTCAGTACGAATGGCTAAGGAGGGACCTGGAGCAGGCCAATCTGCCTGAGAATCGCTCGAAGCGTCCGTGGATCATCATCTATGGCCATCGGCCCATGTACTGCAGCAACGAAAACGACAACGACTGCACCCACTCGGAGACCCTCACCAGAGTTGGCTGGCCCTTTGTCCACATGTTCGGACTGGAGTCGCTCCTCTACGAATTTGGCGTGGATGTTGCCATTTGGGCCCACGAGCATTCGTACGAGCGTCTCTGGCCCATTTACGATTACGAGGTGCGCAATGGAACGCTCCAGGGCTCGCCCTACGAGAATCCCGGTGCGCCGGTCCATATTGTGACGGGTTCGGCCGGGTGCAATGAGGGACGTGAGCCGTTCAAGGGTAAAATACCCGAATGGAGTGCCTTCCACAGCCAGGACTATGGCTATACCCGCCTCAAGGCCCACAATCGCACCCACTTGCACTTCGAGCAGGTCTCCGACGACCAGAACGGAGCCATCATAGATCAATTCTGGCTAATCAAATCACATCACGGCAGCTATCAGAATCAGAACTGA
- the LOC108151086 gene encoding RNA-binding protein 4F has protein sequence MDSEVPEVAQNAGDVIKTPNTVELVNFAPIEISSESDSDSESMSSSGSESKSQLKEYQEQELKAEFDKFSNYSNLTYRQVMRMSEIAYKLNDYDSIMEAAVQFKKIAIMPPEIWRKYLHVRLLVTHSPDEHVAFEEDCAEALNSYYDVDLANLICNYLLAQKNCSNITLWSSLLSKYSLENPDFIEKLQELLASAPDADKQADAFKAEMESRCINWNSDEAKCTELAELLDQYKKWLSPLIHDRREPVDWECFTPVHILQLEEINKMDYTDEIRDSLACAVFEITISHFPQVERVWLDYINYTNKSVKRPTGGYQISSALDLAKRAAMSTYSKLVNHKLIHLMETEGHTVQEVDNVLKGIFHRLAVNTKATVELHLDYLAFRVRQCDVSDSDQCTRVRERFDGAWNTLSDLYGEKADTSYEVLQLYAQVEYAKFKNPALGYKIWEYIMSFDESQQSGYLWMTWAQMESQFNGGVRCRDVLNLALKQPFLKDGNFVLEQYRRYERCHGDYKSITTCQKIKLPAEPDHGIHRHQQHAREQLRERKPYRTSQPPLRAQASVRATAAPRAKAAVPPRATKAAPRATAAPRATAAPPVSGLKYSTELEKTKVFVKNILPNATTETLNELFATCGTLKDVRIVQKKLTIGSRQYKTRKNIAYIEYEQAESAQKAVEQLNGHNLNGSVLSVAISDPPPKTSNIRTAKRRVATSLIPTIVTREMLAAKRRKVLSLDNEADAATKTEDVDMKDGDKATAIAPATNPDSCNTPLTSPEKPKSNEDFRKLLG, from the exons ATGGATAGTGAAGTACCTGAAGTG GCTCAAAATGCCGGCGATGTCATCAAGACTCCCAACACCGTTGAACTGGTAAACTTTGCTCCCATTGAAATAAGCTCGGAATCAGATTCCGACTCCGAGTCGATGAGCTCGAGCGGCTCTGAATCAAAATCGCAGCTTAAGGAAtaccaggagcaggagctgaaAGCAGAGTTTGACAAATTTTCGAATTATAGTAACTTGACGTACCGCCAAGTGATGCGGATGAGCGAGATAGCCTA CAAACTGAACGATTATGATTCGATTATGGAGGCTGCTGTGCAGTTCAAAAAGATTGCCATAATGCCACCAGAAATATGGCGCAAATACCTGCACGTCCGTCTCCTGGTGACCCATTCTCCCGATGAGCATGTTGCATTCGAGGAGGATTGCGCCGAAGCCTTGAACTCCTATTATG ATGTCGATTTGGCCAATTTAATATGCAACTATTTGCTTGCCCAGAAGAACTGCAGCAACATCACGCTGTGGTCGTCGCTGCTGTCCAAGTACTCTTTGGAGAATCCCgattttatagaaaaactgCAAGAACTCTTGGCCTCTGCGCCAGATGCAGACAAACAAGCAGATGCTTTTAAAGCGGAGATGGAAAGTCGCTGCATTAACTGGAACTCTGATGAAGCGAAGTGCACCGAGTTGGCTGAGCTTTTGGACCAATACAAGAAATGGCTGAGCCCCCTCATACATGATCGGCGTGAGCCCGTCGACTGGGAGTGCTTCACCCCGGTCCACATTCTCCAACTGGAGGAAATCAATAAGATGGACTACACCGACGAGATTCGTGATTCTTTGGCCTGCGCGGTATTTGAAATAACCATCTCGCATTTTCCGCAAGTCGAACGAGTTTGGCTCGACTACATAAACTACACAAACAAGAGTGTCAAGCGACCCACTGGCGGGTACCAGATCAGCAGCGCCCTGGATCTGGCCAAACGCGCTGCGATGAGCACATACAGCAAACTGGTGAACCACAAGCTCATCCATTTAATGGAGACCGAAGGACACACCGTTCAGGAGGTGGATAACGTGCTGAAGGGTATCTTCCACAGACTGGCCGTCAACACAAAGGCGACGGTGGAGCTGCATTTGGACTACTTGGCGTTTAGGGTACGCCAGTGCGATGTATCGGACAGCGATCAGTGCACACGCGTGCGTGAGAGATTCGATGGGGCCTGGAATACACTCTCCGATTTGTACGGCGAGAAGGCCGACACCAGCTATGAGGTGCTCCAGCTCTATGCCCAAGTGGAGTATGCCAAATTTAAGAATCCAGCACTGGGCTACAAAATCTGGGAGTACATCATGT CTTTCGATGAGAGTCAGCAGAGCGGTTACCTTTGGATGACGTGGGCCCAAATGGAGTCGCAGTTTAACGGCGGTGTTCGTTGTCGCGATGTTCTGAATTTGGCCCTGAAGCAGCCTTTCCTGAAGGATGGTAATTTTGTTCTCGAACAATATCGTCGCTACGAGCGCTGCCATGGGGACTACAAGTCCATAACCACATGCCAGAAGATAAAACTGCCGGCAGAGCCCGACCATGGCATTCACAGACACCAGCAGCATGCCCGCGAGCAACTAAGAGAGAGAAAACCGTACAGGACGTCTCAGCCACCATTGCGAGCCCAAGCATCAGTACGTGCCACAGCAGCACCACGCGCCAAAGCAGCAGTGCCGCCACGCGCCACAAAAGCAGCACCACGCGCCACAGCAGCACCTCGTGccacagcagcaccaccagtcTCAGGTCTCAAGTACTCAA CGGAACTTGAAAAAACCAAAGTGTTTGTTAAGAACATACTGCCAAATGCGACAACTGAAACTCTTAACGAACTCTTTGCCACCTGTGGCACGTTGAAGGATGTTCGCATAGTCCAGAAAAAGCTAACAATCGGCAGCCGACAGTACAAGACACGCAAAAACATTGCTTACATTGAATACGAGCAGGCTGAATCAGCCCAGAAGGCTGTTGAACAATTGAATGGCCATAATCTAAACGGATCTGTG CTATCTGTTGCCATTTCTGATCCCCCACCAAAGACCTCGAACATCAGAACAGCCAAACGTCGTGTGGCCACATCGCTAATACCGACTATTGTGACCCGTGAGATGCTGGCCGCCAAGCGTCGCAAGGTGCTGTCGCTTGATAACGAGGCAGATGCGGCCACCAAGACAGAGGATGTGGATATGAAAGATGGGGACAAAGCCACTGCTATAGCCCCAGCTACAAACCCAGATTCCTGCAATACACCATTAACATCGCCAGAGAAGCCCAAGTCCAACGAAGATTTTCGTAAACTACTCGGCTGA
- the LOC108151092 gene encoding something about silencing protein 10, which produces MDSEADDYELTGSEQEYDEDEREILEDLRKQRNKRKQDASAPQEILAFSDEDEEEDDNVADLMRDSDIEGADDDDAHLPNTMDWGTRRSTYYNTDFVDPDYSSYNAQEEEEAKAEEEEAKKIQLRLAKRFSEADFQLDDVPAAISDEEVDGDVAKSGIKVTADLTGLTGRERLQLLQKDSPEFLGLTQDFHLHLGEVQQLITPVLNYVRNHQVPMVPALEFASVYHNVLATYCSNVSYYLLLKARRSNVKLHPVIKRLVQLKQLREQLTSRYDTYIKPQLEALLERIQDGDAFTVLDVAQRKAKLQILNKFEQRNGKENGTATATAEDISDDSSDDEDAQLMPDQQDDDEDPEAEAVRRGITYQMAKNKGLTPHRKKELRNPRVKHRGKYRKALIRRKGAVRSVRKETQRYGGEMSGIKATVTKSVKFRT; this is translated from the coding sequence ATGGACAGTGAAGCAGATGATTATGAGCTGACCGGCTCCGAGCAGGAGTATGATGAAGATGAGCGCGAGATCCTGGAAGACTTGCGCAAGCAGCGTAACAAGCGCAAACAAGACGCATCTGCACCACAGGAGATTTTAGCATTCAGCGATGAagatgaggaggaggatgacAATGTTGCTGACCTGATGCGCGACAGCGACATCGAAGGGGCCGACGATGATGATGCCCACTTGCCGAACACCATGGACTGGGGCACCAGGCGAAGCACCTACTACAACACAGACTTTGTGGACCCCGACTACAGCAGCTACAACGcccaggaggaggaggaggctaAGGCCGAGGAAGAGGAGGCCAAAAAGATTCAGCTGCGCCTGGCCAAGCGATTTAGCGAGGCTGACTTCCAGCTAGACGATGTGCCTGCTGCCATCAGTGACGAAGAGGTGGACGGCGATGTTGCCAAATCTGGCATCAAGGTTACCGCCGATCTGACAGGTCTCACGGGGCGCGAGCGCCTGCAGCTGCTACAGAAGGACTCGCCCGAGTTCCTCGGCCTCACCCAGGACTTCCATCTGCATTTGGGCGAGGTTCAACAGCTGATTACGCCCGTGCTCAACTACGTGCGCAACCATCAAGTGCCCATGGTGCCGGCCCTGGAGTTCGCCAGTGTCTACCACAACGTCCTGGCCACCTACTGCTCCAACGTGTCCTACTACCTGCTGCTCAAGGCCAGGCGCAGCAATGTCAAGCTGCATCCCGTGATAAAACGTCTCGTGCAACTGAAGCAGCTGCGTGAGCAACTGACGTCACGCTATGACACGTACATCAAGCCCCAGCTGGAGGCTCTGCTCGAACGCATCCAGGATGGTGATGCCTTCACAGTCCTCGATGTGGCTCAGCGCAAGGCCAAACTACAGATCCTCAACAAATTCGAGCAGAGAAACGGAAAGGAGAACGgcacagcgacagcgacagctgAAGACATAAGTGATGACAGCAGCGACGACGAGGACGCTCAACTGATGCCTGACCAACAGGACGATGATGAAGACCCTGAAGCCGAAGCTGTGCGCCGCGGCATCACGTATCAAATGGCTAAAAACAAGGGTCTCACCCCACATCGCAAGAAGGAGCTGCGCAATCCCCGCGTAAAGCATCGCGGCAAATACCGCAAGGCACTCATCCGGCGCAAGGGCGCCGTTCGTTCTGTACGCAAGGAGACGCAACGCTATGGCGGCGAAATGTCTGGCATTAAGGCCACTGTAACCAAGAGCGTCAAATTCCGGACATAA
- the LOC108151089 gene encoding KH domain-containing protein akap-1, with protein MGKPTNINLATNFSSCHGQKQSDVECLVFETATRIEGIIGKYNQNNENAFFVGQTEYKVRFPFLESGVDNSVLDCAQFLGNHACANKKEYINHEKIEAQAESSFEEEAQPDSPFEEKAQPDSSFKEEAQPDSSFKEEAQPDSSFKEEAQYDSAFKEEAQPDSSFKEEAQPDSSFKEEAQPDSAFKEEAQPDSSFKEEAQPDSAFKEEAQPDSSFKEEAQPDSSFKEEAQPDSSFKEEAQPDSSFKEEAQPDSSFKEEAQPDSSFKEEAQPDSSFKEEAQYDSAFKEEAQPDSSFKEEAQPDSSFKEAAQPDSAFKEEAQPDSSFKEEAQPDSAFKEEAQPDSSFKEEAQPDSSFKEEAQYDSSFKEEAITLPGETKAQQVKSKDDGLIGDGTAASSTYSYDSDDNVVEEHEKDKEPGNCFRGQAVPKCCLTDSVFMIDRPRCAVMLKQELRRFSLLSLDAAKRQAKFKISVTNVYSPFQFWFQIADENCPYDLENLHLAMNDFYQERRRPAESSYQKPITRFFLRPGYICAARPKWGGWKRVRIVSAPQENTTDVSVFYVDYGRLEKCASEELRFLPKLFSNIPAMAVRGALSHIHPLNHTWPADVTEELRAAVLRRETFAHIIEADQQDEIYSIKIYQHNRSDESLNSKMILEKLAGESDHFDERIIKQHCGRRIRYLCERLPTFEMLETGVFPMDADKDLDFVKYFNGIMSATSYFREFKIPTSHNPLRQDLEKALRDWMVGYKKEQMPLQKLQREAARRAKEKEKNRRTSYEKLFYKRKD; from the exons ATGGGAAAACCGACGAATATCAACCTGGCAACTAATTTCTCCTCTTGCCATGGTCAGAAGCAAAGCGATGTGGAGTGCCTAGTTTTCGAAACTGCGACGCGCATTGAAGGCATTATAGGGAAATACAAccaaaataatgaaaatgCGTTCTTCGTCGGTCAG ACGGAATATAAAGTTCGATTCCCATTCCTTGAAAGTGGAGTCGACAACAGCGTCCTTGACTGCGCTCAATTTTTGGGCAACCATGCATGCGCCAATAAAAAAGAATATATCAACCATGAGAAGATCGAGGCACAGGCTGAGTCGTCTTTCGAGGAAGAGGCACAGCCTGACTCGCCTTTCGAGGAAAAGGCACAGCCTGACTCTTCATTCAAGGAAGAGGCCCAGCCTGACTCTTCATTTAAGGAAGAGGCCCAGCCTGACTCTTCATTCAAGGAAGAGGCCCAGTATGACTCGGCATTCAAGGAAGAGGCACAGCCTGACTCTTCATTCAAGGAAGAGGCCCAGCCTGACTCTTCATTCAAGGAAGAGGCCCAGCCTGACTCGGCATTCAAGGAAGAGGCACAGCCTGACTCTTCATTCAAGGAAGAGGCCCAGCCTGACTCGGCATTCAAGGAAGAGGCACAGCCTGACTCTTCATTCAAGGAAGAGGCCCAGCCTGACTCTTCATTCAAGGAAGAGGCCCAGCCTGACTCTTCATTCAAGGAAGAGGCCCAGCCTGACTCTTCATTTAAGGAAGAGGCCCAGCCTGACTCTTCATTCAAGGAAGAGGCCCAGCCTGACTCTTCATTTAAGGAAGAGGCCCAGCCTGACTCTTCATTCAAGGAAGAGGCCCAGTATGACTCGGCATTCAAGGAAGAGGCACAGCCTGACTCTTCATTCAAGGAAGAGGCCCAGCCTGACTCTTCATTCAAGGAAGCGGCCCAACCTGACTCGGCATTCAAGGAAGAGGCACAGCCTGACTCTTCATTCAAGGAAGAGGCCCAGCCTGACTCGGCATTCAAGGAAGAGGCACAGCCTGACTCTTCATTCAAGGAAGAGGCCCAGCCTGACTCTTCATTCAAGGAAGAGGCCCAGTATGACTCGTCATTCAAGGAAGAGGCTATAACACTGCCCGGTGAGACGAAAGCTCAGCAAGTAAAATCCAAGGATGATGGGCTGATCGGAGATGGCACTGCTGCTTCTTCGACATATAGCTACGACAGTGATGACAACGTAGTGGAGGAGCACGAAAAGGATAAGGAACCTGGAAATTGCTTCCGTGGACAGGCCGTACCGAAGTGTTGTTTG ACGGATTCAGTTTTTATGATCGATAGACCCAGATGTGCAGTGATGTTGAAGCAGGAGCTGCGCCGCTTCTCCTTGTTGTCCTTGGACGCCGCCAAACGCCAAGCCAAATTCAAAATCAGTGTAACCAAT GTGTACAGCCCCTTTCAGTTTTGGTTCCAAATCGCTGATGAAAATTGTCCTTACGATCTGGAAAATCTGCATTTGGCGATGAA CGACTTTTACCAAGAACGGCGCCGACCCGCCGAAAGCAGTTACCAGAAGCCTATCACTCGGTTTTTCCTACGCCCTGGATACATTTGTGCCGCCCGTCCAAAGTGGGGTGGCTGGAAGCGGGTTCGCATTGTGTCCGCACCACAGGAAAATACTACGGACGTTTCTGTCTTCTACGTGGACTATGGCCGTCTGGAGAAGTGTGCAAGCGAAGAACTACGTTTTTTACCAAAATTGTTCAGCAATATTCCGGCCATGGCCGTCAGGGGAGCACTCTCGCATATCCATCCGCTGAATCACACTTGGCCGGCCGACGTAACGGAGGAGCTCCGTGCCGCAGTTTTGCGGCGCGAGACGTTTGCCCATATCATTGAGGCGGACCAGCAGGATGAGATCTATTCAATCAAAATATACCAACACAACCGGTCTGATGAGTCGCTAAACAGCAAAATGATTCTGGAGAAACTCGCGGGCGAAAGCGATCATTTTGACGAGCGTATCATCAAACAGCATTGTGGCCGCCGCATTCGCTACTTGTGCGAGCGTCTTCCCAC CTTTGAAATGCTCGAGACTGGTGTGTTTCCCATGGATGCGGATAAGGATCTAGATTTTGTGAAATATTTCAATGGAATCATGTCCGCAACATCGTATTTTAGGGAATTTAAGATTCCCACGAGCCACAACCCCCTTCGGCAGGACCTTGAAAAGGCGCTGCGTGACTGGATGgttggctacaagaaggagcAGATGCCCTTGCAGAAATTGCAGAGGGAAGCCGCGCGTAGGGCTaaggagaaggagaaaaaTCGTCGCACTTCTTACGAAAAATTATTTTACAAAAGAAAggattaa
- the LOC108151090 gene encoding uncharacterized protein LOC108151090 encodes MSYQIKSTPFFRRMYNNSQRNGQLQRLREEYERIQEFNDRTIELKMRQVRLKRLFREIEEIKEGPPAMSGTGTSTGAGAGAGPGPGLDGAGTCNVGTSSATARSMQRRRRLELLAPTVEQQQYLQRLNTLARAKELGKEISRRNAELAEAGVGHYLRSDLRLTTKMQAAVNAKRAAADRRERAAKRIRYGNAQSKHNLKRLVTSRLRRLCGGGSTGTGAAGAGLMDSSPGSFGQQGPVAGTNASRLQRPDLTKKAMLKQRLLYGNSRSCSNMRRLRRHNQIQGHGRDQAPVKLFSQVDLLADFVEEGDDGDEEEQGLELPSESSGRLQMAHYTPSSSGTTDTITTEDLDDLEDFGELKDQGAPATILEGTSEEEDGSETEMCTVSRASTSQAIKQGSQCSRQVPMALQNEGTDRVHPEGAVSSTQDNTNNWHRYSLTLPWFKAFPRLLDGTLPVPASTTESIASSSSYEDLATSNHSYGDDYSHPHHQGFVLPPFRFRKSNN; translated from the coding sequence ATGTCATACCAGATCAAGTCGACGCCGTTTTTCCGCCGCATGTACAACAATAGCCAAAGGAATGGCCAGCTGCAGCGTTTGAGGGAGGAGTACGAGCGGATACAGGAGTTCAACGACCGCACCATCGAGCTGAAGATGCGCCAGGTGAGGCTGAAGCGACTCTTCCGCGAGATCGAGGAGATCAAGGAGGGGCCCCCCGCCATGTCGGGCACTGGCACTAGCACTGGCGCTGGTGCTGGCGCTGGCCCTGGTCCTGGCCTCGATGGCGCTGGCACCTGCAACGTTGGAACCTCCTCCGCCACGGCTAGGTCGATGCAACGACGCCGTCGGCTGGAGCTGCTGGCGCCAACGGTCGAGCAACAGCAGTATCTGCAGCGCCTGAACACTCTGGCACGCGCCAAAGAGTTGGGCAAGGAGATTTCTCGTCGCAATGCGGAACTGGCCGAGGCCGGTGTGGGCCACTACCTGCGCAGCGATCTGCGATTGACCACCAAAATGCAGGCGGCCGTTAATGCGAAGCGCGCGGCGGCGGACAGACGGGAGCGGGCCGCCAAACGGATCAGGTACGGCAATGCCCAGTCCAAGCACAACCTGAAGCGACTCGTCACCAGCCGCTTGCGGCGTCTTTGTGGTGGTGGATCCACTGGCACGGGCGCCGCCGGTGCTGGCTTGATGGACTCCTCCCCTGGCAGCTTTGGCCAGCAAGGACCAGTGGCTGGCACCAATGCGTCACGGCTGCAGCGTCCTGATCTGACTAAGAAGGCCATGCTCAAGCAGCGTCTGCTCTACGGCAACTCGCGCTCCTGCAGCAACATGAGGCGGCTGAGGCGTCACAACCAAATCCAGGGCCACGGCCGTGACCAGGCGCCTGTGAAATTGTTCAGCCAGGTGGACCTCCTGGCCGACTTCGTCGAGGAAGGGGATGATGGTGATGAGGAAGAGCAGGGCCTGGAGCTGCCGAGCGAGTCATCTGGCCGCTTGCAAATGGCCCACTACacgcccagcagcagcggcaccaCCGACACTATCACAACGGAGGATCTGGATGATCTGGAAGACTTTGGGGAACTAAAGGACCAGGGGGCACCAGCCACGATTCTAGAAGGGACATCTGAAGAGGAGGATGGCTCCGAGACGGAAATGTGCACGGTTTCGCGTGCATCTACATCCCAGGCGATAAAACAGGGCTCACAGTGCTCCAGGCAGGTACCGATGGCGCTCCAGAATGAAGGTACAGATCGCGTGCACCCCGAGGGTGCGGTGTCCAGCACTCAGGACAACACCAACAATTGGCACCGCTATTCCCTGACCCTGCCGTGGTTCAAGGCCTTTCCCAGATTATTGGACGGCACTCTGCCAGTGCCAGCCTCCACCACCGAAAGCATTGCGTCCAGCAGCAGCTATGAAGATCTGGCCACCTCCAACCATTCTTATGGAGACGACTATTCCCATCCGCATCACCAGGGATTCGTCCTGCCGCCCTTCAGGTTCCGCAAATCAAACAACTAG
- the LOC108151099 gene encoding thioredoxin-1 — MACIRSMNDFHKKMDAAEGKVVVLDFYATWCEPCKDMDKSVKSMARKYSTKAMVIKINVDKFLDLVDQYKIKSMPTFIFLRGTTRLARFSGADEHKLIKTMEKLTK; from the coding sequence ATGGCTTGCATCCGTAGCATGAACGACTTTCATAAGAAAATGGATGCTGCCGAGGGTAAGGTTGTGGTCTTGGACTTTTACGCCACCTGGTGCGAGCCCTGCAAAGACATGGACAAGAGCGTCAAGTCCATGGCCCGCAAGTACTCCACAAAGGCGATGGTCATCAAGATCAATGTGGACAAGTTCTTAGATCTGGTGGATCAATACAAGATCAAGAGCATGCCCACATTTATCTTCCTACGGGGCACGACGCGCCTTGCCCGATTCAGCGGCGCCGATGAGCACAAACTGATTAAAACTATGGAAAAACTGACCAAGTAA
- the LOC108151098 gene encoding thioredoxin-2: MVYLVQSKDDFDQQVTDAGDKLIVTDFYANWCGPCKIISPKLEELAQQYADRAVVLKVNVDENEEITIRYNVTSLPTFVFIKSGTVVDFFVGCNSEKLAKTMEKYVGSECDCGQGTDDDEPDSQTPLEGGNSDNNVCAINSNFIESEQPDAPDDVIDAMEQEGVIEN; this comes from the coding sequence ATGGTGTATCTGGTGCAGAGCAAGGATGACTTCGATCAGCAGGTCACCGACGCAGGGGACAAGCTGATCGTGACCGATTTCTATGCCAACTGGTGTGGACCGTGCAAGATAATCAGCCCCAAGCTGGAAGAGCTGGCCCAGCAGTATGCCGACCGTGCCGTCGTCCTCAAGGTGAATGTGGACGAGAACGAGGAGATAACCATCCGGTACAACGTGACCAGCCTGCCAACGTTCGTGTTCATCAAGAGCGGAACCGTGGTCGATTTCTTCGTTGGCTGTAACTCCGAAAAGCTGGCCAAGACCATGGAGAAGTATGTGGGCAGCGAGTGCGATTGCGGCCAGGGCACCGACGACGACGAGCCAGACAGCCAGACGCCGCTCGAAGGGGGAAACAGTGACAATAATGTGTGCGCCATCAATTCGAATTTCATCGAATCGGAGCAGCCTGACGCCCCCGACGACGTCATTGACGCCATGGAGCAAGAAGGCGTCATTGAAAACTAA
- the LOC108151097 gene encoding U1 small nuclear ribonucleoprotein A, with protein MDVRPNQTIYINNLNEKIKKEELKKSLYAIFSQFGQILDIVALKTLKMRGQAFVVFKEIGSASNALRTMQGFPFYDKPMRIAYSKSDSDIVAKLKGTFKERPKKVKPPKPTPGIDDKKDKKKKPVTTENSNPNTQTEQPPNQILFLTNLPEETNEMMLSMLFNQFPGFKEVRLVPNRHDIAFVEFTTELQSNAAKEALQGFKITPTHAMKITFAKK; from the exons ATGGATGTTCGCCCGAATCAGACCATCTATATTAACAACCTGAACGAAAAGATCAAGAAGGAGGAACTGAAAAAGTCCCTCTATGCCATCTTCTCGCAGTTCGGCCAAATTCTCGATATTGTCGCCCTGAAGACACTAAAAATGCGCGGCCAGGCATTTGTTGTATTCAAGGAGATCGGCAGTGCATCCAACGCGCTGCGTACTATGCAGGGCTTCCCGTTCTACGACAAGCCCATGCGCATCGCCTACTCCAAGTCTGACTCGGACATCGTGGCCAAGCTTAAGGGCACATTCAAGGAGCGCCCCAAGAAGGTGAAGCCGCCAAAGCCCACACCGGGTATCGATGACAAAAA AGACAAGAAGAAGAAGCCGGTTACCACTGAAAATTCGAATCCAAATACGCAAACTGAGCAGCCGCCAAATCAAATTCTCTTCCTTACCAATCTGCCGGAGGAAACCAACGAGATGATGCTGTCGATGTTGTTCAATCAGTTCCCCGGCTTCAAGGAGGTTCGCCTGGTGCCCAACCGACACGACATTGCCTTTGTCGAGTTCACCACCGAACTGCAGAGTAATGCCGCCAAGGAGGCACTACAGGGCTTCAAGATTACACCCACACACGCCATGAAGATTACTTTCGCCAAGAAGTAG